ATTTTCGCACAGCCATTGCGCCATGTGCTGAATCATCCGAAAAAAGTTATTGTGCCGATTCCGATGCATGCCGCGAATAAAAAGAAACGCACCTTTTCCCAAGTGGATGCATTGCTCCGCGCAGCGAACATCCCGTATCAGACACTGCTGGAAAAAACGACAGAATCGGTAATGGGTGAAAAAACGCGGAGTGAACGTCTCGCGATGACTGAACTATTCACGGCGACAGCCGATATACCAAGTAATGAGGCAGTATACGTGCTGGTTGATGATATTTATACGACTGGTACGACATTGCGTCACGCAGCACAGGCACTGAAACAGCGGGGCGTACGCCAGGTGGGAGCTGTGACGTTATTCAGACCTATAAGAGAGAAGTGATAAAATGGCGGAAGCAAGAAATTGTCCGGCTTGCGGCAAAATATTTAATTACACAGGTTTACGGGACGTATGCGGCGCATGTGCGCAGGCCGAAGAGGATATGTATGAAACGGTCTACCGGTTTTTGCGCAAACGGGAAAACCGTGCGGCGAATATCGACCGCATCGTCGAAGTAACGGGAGTGACGCAAGAGTTGCTGCATCGCTGGGTACGTAAAGGAAGACTGCAGCCGGCACTGTTCCCGAACCTCGGCTATCCATGCGACAAATGCGGCGCGTTAACATCCAGCGGGAAAATTTGTGCAAAATGTACAGAAGAAATCCAGCAGGACTTGCGCACATTTGATGCAGCGGCGGAATTGCGCGAGGCGATTGAGGCTAAAGACAAAGCAACGTACTACACACAAAAACGCGAACGATGAACCAATGGGGAAACGAGCAGTTCGTCCTGCTCGTTTTTTCGTCCAAAAGGCTCTAAATATTACGTGAAATCTGCCGACATAAAGAGTAGTACCTAAAATAGAATGTATGTATGAAAGGAGCGAGACGTATGAAGATCGATGGAGTAAAACCGCAGGCAATCAACCCATACCGCAATCAGCAGCTGAAAACAGAGCAGACTAAACAGGCGTCACAAGTACAAACGGATAGGCTCGAGATTTCTTCAGAAGCAAAAAAATTATCCAAGGCTTCACCGATTGAAACGGCCAGACAACAGCGCGTTCAGGAATTGAAGTCACAAGTACAGTCTGGAGAATACCAGGTCGATGCGAACAAACTCGCTTCGAGTATGCTGTCGTATTTCAATAAGAACTAACAGAAAGTAGGAATACACATGTCCATTGAACCGATTTTGACAACGCTCAATCACCTGGAAAAACTGCATATGAGCTTGCTCCGTCTGTCAAACGACAAGACCGCACTGCTGAAAAACGGTGATATCAACGGGATTGACCAGCTGTTGAAAGAGGAGCAGGCCCATTTAGCGGCGATTGTGCAAATGGACCAGAAGCGCGTGAACGAAGTGAAGCAGTATTTGACCGCACAAGGAAGTGCAGTACCTGCCGAACCGACCATGACGCAATTAATCGAACTGGCGGACACACCGGACAAAGAACAGTTGGCAGAGGCGAAGGACCGTCTCCTGCATGCGATTCATGAGTTGAAACGGCAAAACGAACTCAATCAGCAGCTGACTTATCAATCTCTTCAATTCGTGAATCTATCGCTGGACATGGTCCGTCCGCGTCCGGAAACCGTCAACTATTCGAAAAATGAAGTACAGGGGCAGTCGCAAAGCAGAGCCAAAACGAAGCTCTCCTCATTCGACTCCCAAGCATAAGGAGGACACATCATGCGCTCGACATTCATGGGACTGGAAACCAGCAAACGCGGATTGTACACACAGCAATCCGCTCTTTATACGACAGGGCATAACATCGGGAACGCCAACACCCCCGGCTATTCACGTCAGCGCGTCAACATGCAGGCCACGTCCGGATTCCCGGGAG
The Sporosarcina sp. P33 genome window above contains:
- a CDS encoding TIGR03826 family flagellar region protein, coding for MAEARNCPACGKIFNYTGLRDVCGACAQAEEDMYETVYRFLRKRENRAANIDRIVEVTGVTQELLHRWVRKGRLQPALFPNLGYPCDKCGALTSSGKICAKCTEEIQQDLRTFDAAAELREAIEAKDKATYYTQKRER
- a CDS encoding ComF family protein; this translates as MNCLLCDKPLDNVPTWQQFLGIQKDASACPSCLKRFERIDSMAQDEWLDSVHSLYAYNEAARDYLHQFKFMQDIALADIFAQPLRHVLNHPKKVIVPIPMHAANKKKRTFSQVDALLRAANIPYQTLLEKTTESVMGEKTRSERLAMTELFTATADIPSNEAVYVLVDDIYTTGTTLRHAAQALKQRGVRQVGAVTLFRPIREK
- a CDS encoding flagellar protein FlgN, with amino-acid sequence MSIEPILTTLNHLEKLHMSLLRLSNDKTALLKNGDINGIDQLLKEEQAHLAAIVQMDQKRVNEVKQYLTAQGSAVPAEPTMTQLIELADTPDKEQLAEAKDRLLHAIHELKRQNELNQQLTYQSLQFVNLSLDMVRPRPETVNYSKNEVQGQSQSRAKTKLSSFDSQA
- the flgM gene encoding flagellar biosynthesis anti-sigma factor FlgM — translated: MKIDGVKPQAINPYRNQQLKTEQTKQASQVQTDRLEISSEAKKLSKASPIETARQQRVQELKSQVQSGEYQVDANKLASSMLSYFNKN